One region of Syntrophobacter fumaroxidans MPOB genomic DNA includes:
- a CDS encoding KamA family radical SAM protein — protein sequence MEDNVCLGKEVEPPNEETEPPGRVVQLSIFPTIGLTDNRSRTQPLGPRRRNRRSESRFPNENAAFSINPRADAFRRTHFPRVSTAEWNDWRWQLRNRIQDREALARIIRLSDDELKAVTSGRGPLPVAITPYYASLLDCNDPSQPVRRCVVPVDREYFHHPCETEDPLGEEKDSQLPNLVHRYPDRVLFLVTGYCSTYCRYCTRSRMVGNRGTYRFGHREWDRAIEYIERTPTIRDVLLSGGDPLTLPNDHLKWLLSRLRRIPHVEFLRIGTKVPVVLPQRVTMGLVRMLKQYHPLWMSIHFTHPDELTPETAHACTRLADAGIPLGSQTVLLSGVNDNVETMTRLFHGLLKIRVKPYYLYQCDPIPGSSHFRTPVSKGLEIIRGLRGFTSGYAVPTYVIDAPGGGGKVPLLPEYVAGRDGDDLLLRNYAGDLYRYPDPAGNTGESAGSGFRMCSGPLKE from the coding sequence ATGGAAGACAATGTCTGTCTTGGCAAGGAAGTGGAACCTCCGAACGAAGAAACGGAACCTCCCGGTAGAGTTGTCCAACTCTCCATTTTTCCCACGATAGGCCTCACGGATAACAGGTCACGCACACAACCTCTCGGACCCCGCCGCCGGAACCGCCGGTCGGAATCCAGATTCCCGAACGAGAATGCCGCATTCAGCATCAATCCCCGAGCCGATGCTTTTCGGAGGACGCATTTCCCTCGTGTGTCGACTGCGGAATGGAACGATTGGCGCTGGCAGCTCAGGAATCGGATCCAGGACCGGGAGGCTCTGGCGCGGATCATCCGTCTGTCCGACGATGAGCTGAAAGCCGTGACGTCCGGGCGGGGACCGTTGCCCGTCGCCATCACACCGTACTATGCCAGTTTGCTGGACTGCAACGATCCGTCGCAACCCGTGCGGCGTTGCGTGGTGCCGGTGGATCGTGAGTACTTTCATCATCCGTGCGAAACCGAGGATCCTCTTGGAGAGGAAAAAGACAGCCAGCTGCCCAACCTGGTCCACCGCTATCCGGATCGGGTCCTCTTTCTGGTGACAGGGTACTGCTCGACCTATTGCCGCTATTGCACCCGCTCGCGCATGGTGGGCAACCGGGGCACCTACCGTTTTGGCCATCGCGAATGGGACAGGGCCATCGAATACATCGAGCGGACCCCCACCATCCGTGATGTTCTGCTGTCGGGTGGAGACCCGCTGACCCTTCCCAACGACCATCTGAAGTGGCTGCTGTCGCGTCTGCGGCGCATTCCCCACGTGGAATTTCTGCGCATCGGGACGAAAGTGCCGGTGGTCCTTCCTCAGCGCGTCACCATGGGACTGGTGCGCATGTTGAAGCAGTACCATCCCCTGTGGATGAGCATCCACTTTACACACCCCGACGAATTGACGCCCGAGACGGCTCACGCCTGCACCCGTCTCGCCGATGCGGGGATCCCGCTGGGGAGCCAGACCGTATTGTTGTCCGGCGTCAACGACAACGTCGAAACCATGACGAGGTTGTTCCACGGCCTGCTGAAAATACGGGTCAAACCTTATTACCTGTATCAATGCGACCCGATTCCGGGTTCATCGCATTTCCGGACTCCGGTGAGTAAAGGTCTGGAAATCATTCGGGGACTGAGGGGATTCACTTCGGGATACGCCGTTCCCACATATGTGATCGACGCACCGGGGGGCGGCGGCAAGGTTCCGTTGCTTCCGGAGTACGTTGCCGGTCGCGACGGCGACGATCTCCTGCTTCGCAACTACGCCGGCGATCTCTACCGGTATCCCGACCCGGCGGGAAACACCGGCGAAAGTGCGGGGAGCGGATTTCGGATGTGTTCGGGACCATTGAAGGAATAG
- a CDS encoding D-alanine--D-alanine ligase family protein — MMNTIVLHGLVPEGAAQDEADVLVQAGAVSTALAALGHLPRLLALNMDLQAAIDELLGIRPRLVFNLVESINGSGRFIHFAPSILEHLRIPFTGARADAILSTSNKLLAKRLLDRAGIRTPPWFEKPGGARRHPGSPFPAGTCLVKSVWEHASIGIDENSLVQARDAGDLMEPILQREAMLGGEWFAESFIEGREFNISLIEEAGRVRVLPPAEILFRGFPSDTPKIVGYRAKWETGSFEFRNTPRTFEFAAEDEGLLRRLSEISMNCWELFGLNGYARVDFRVDGVEVPWVLEVNANPCLSPDAGFIAAAARAGLSYTDVIDRIASGARCG, encoded by the coding sequence ATGATGAACACAATTGTGCTGCACGGTCTGGTCCCGGAAGGGGCGGCGCAGGACGAGGCGGACGTGCTGGTTCAGGCCGGGGCCGTTTCGACCGCACTCGCCGCTCTCGGGCATCTCCCGCGCCTTCTCGCCCTGAACATGGACCTGCAGGCTGCAATCGACGAGTTGCTGGGCATCCGGCCCCGGCTGGTGTTCAACCTCGTGGAAAGCATCAACGGATCGGGCAGATTCATTCATTTCGCTCCGTCAATTCTCGAACACCTGCGCATACCATTTACCGGGGCGAGAGCCGACGCCATCCTGTCGACCTCCAACAAGCTGCTGGCAAAAAGACTCCTGGATCGAGCGGGGATTCGGACTCCGCCATGGTTTGAAAAACCGGGGGGGGCTCGGCGTCATCCGGGCAGTCCCTTTCCTGCCGGCACCTGTCTCGTCAAGTCCGTATGGGAACACGCATCCATTGGAATCGACGAAAATTCGCTGGTTCAAGCCCGCGACGCCGGGGACCTGATGGAACCGATCCTCCAGCGTGAAGCGATGCTCGGAGGGGAATGGTTTGCCGAATCGTTTATCGAAGGGCGGGAATTCAACATCTCGCTGATCGAGGAGGCCGGCCGGGTTCGAGTCCTTCCGCCCGCGGAAATCCTGTTCCGGGGCTTTCCATCCGACACGCCGAAGATTGTCGGTTACCGGGCGAAGTGGGAAACCGGCTCATTCGAGTTCCGGAACACACCCAGGACATTTGAATTCGCCGCGGAAGACGAAGGGCTCCTGCGCCGGTTGAGCGAGATCTCGATGAACTGCTGGGAGCTTTTCGGTCTCAACGGTTACGCGAGAGTGGACTTTCGGGTCGACGGGGTGGAGGTTCCGTGGGTCCTGGAGGTCAATGCGAATCCTTGCCTGTCGCCGGATGCCGGTTTCATCGCCGCAGCCGCGAGGGCCGGACTCAGTTACACGGACGTCATCGACAGAATCGCGTCCGGCGCGCGATGCGGATGA
- a CDS encoding D-alanine--D-alanine ligase family protein, whose protein sequence is MKVGIAYDLRQEYLAEGYSDEETAEFDRPETIDAIESALRDLKFETDRIGHVRNLVRRLAVGERWDLVFNIAEGLAGFGREAAIPALLDAYGIPYTFSDPLVLSLSLHKGMAKNVLRNMGIPTADFVVIQDVSETEAIGIPFPVFAKPVAEGTGKGIDAASRIGTQEELVAKCRQLLEVYRQPVLIEKFLPGREFTVGLVGTGAKTEVVGVMEVILKDGAERDAYSYSNKEHYERRVEYRLAEGSIARLAARISVEAWRKLGCRDGGRIDLRCDERNVPSFVELNPLAGLHPVHSDLPILSRLAGMSYVELIGRIMASAMERVDSG, encoded by the coding sequence ATGAAGGTGGGTATTGCCTACGATCTGAGGCAGGAATACCTTGCGGAGGGTTATAGCGATGAAGAAACCGCCGAATTCGACCGCCCGGAGACCATCGATGCCATCGAATCGGCCCTGCGCGACCTGAAATTCGAAACGGACCGCATAGGGCACGTTCGGAACCTTGTGCGAAGGCTGGCTGTGGGCGAGCGATGGGATTTGGTGTTCAACATTGCCGAAGGACTGGCGGGTTTCGGACGGGAAGCGGCGATCCCCGCGCTGCTCGATGCCTACGGGATTCCCTACACCTTCTCGGACCCTTTGGTTCTTTCCCTGTCGCTCCACAAGGGCATGGCCAAGAACGTGCTCCGCAACATGGGCATCCCGACGGCCGATTTCGTCGTCATCCAGGACGTGTCGGAAACGGAAGCGATCGGGATCCCCTTTCCGGTATTCGCAAAACCGGTGGCGGAAGGAACCGGAAAGGGGATCGACGCTGCATCCCGGATAGGCACTCAAGAGGAACTGGTTGCGAAATGCCGTCAACTCCTGGAAGTCTACAGGCAGCCCGTCCTCATCGAAAAGTTTCTGCCCGGCAGGGAGTTTACCGTCGGACTCGTTGGGACGGGGGCGAAGACCGAGGTCGTCGGCGTGATGGAGGTGATCCTCAAGGACGGGGCGGAGCGGGACGCCTATTCCTACAGCAACAAGGAACACTACGAACGGAGGGTGGAATACCGTCTGGCGGAAGGCTCCATTGCCAGGCTTGCGGCAAGAATCTCCGTCGAGGCGTGGAGGAAGCTCGGCTGTCGAGACGGCGGCCGCATCGATCTGCGTTGCGATGAAAGAAACGTGCCGAGCTTCGTGGAACTCAATCCGCTTGCGGGACTGCATCCCGTGCACTCGGATCTGCCCATTCTCTCGAGGCTCGCCGGTATGTCCTATGTTGAACTGATCGGCAGGATCATGGCGTCCGCCATGGAGCGCGTCGATTCCGGATGA
- a CDS encoding GNAT family N-acetyltransferase produces MRSTRGKHPIELSDIVFRADPRSGDPAEVGRLARSTGFFSLEEVAVAVELIETRMEKGGDSGYHFIFAERSGQMVGYACFGPIPCTLAGYDLYWIVVLDEFRGRGLGKRLLARTERVIAAAGGTRVYVETSCRGQYEPTRAFYERCGYRLEAVLKDYYAPGEDKAIYRKVLVGENTPDRAGEYERSGTQGSGDLGTAP; encoded by the coding sequence GTGCGGTCTACACGGGGAAAACACCCGATCGAGCTTTCAGATATCGTCTTCAGGGCCGACCCGCGATCCGGCGACCCGGCGGAGGTGGGCCGGCTGGCGCGATCGACGGGTTTCTTCTCCCTTGAAGAAGTGGCGGTCGCCGTTGAATTGATCGAAACCCGGATGGAAAAAGGGGGCGACAGCGGCTACCATTTCATCTTCGCGGAGCGTTCAGGCCAAATGGTCGGCTACGCCTGCTTCGGACCGATCCCGTGCACGCTTGCCGGCTACGATCTGTACTGGATCGTCGTGCTGGATGAATTCCGGGGAAGGGGGCTCGGAAAGCGGCTGCTCGCGCGAACCGAACGCGTCATTGCCGCCGCGGGCGGCACTCGGGTCTATGTGGAAACTTCGTGCCGCGGTCAGTACGAGCCCACCAGGGCCTTCTACGAGAGGTGCGGCTACCGGTTGGAAGCGGTATTGAAGGATTACTACGCACCGGGGGAAGACAAGGCGATTTATCGGAAGGTCCTCGTTGGAGAGAACACGCCTGATCGCGCGGGCGAATACGAGCGAAGCGGCACGCAAGGTTCCGGCGACCTCGGAACCGCCCCTTGA